Proteins found in one Serratia plymuthica genomic segment:
- the panB gene encoding 3-methyl-2-oxobutanoate hydroxymethyltransferase, which yields MKPTTVTHLRQWKQEQRKFASLTAYDASFAKLFEEQGVKVLLVGDSLGMTLQGHDSTLPVTVADIAYHTRAVRRGAPACLLLADMPFMSYATPERAFANAAELMQAGANMVKLEGGSWLCETVKMLTERAVPVCGHLGLTPQSVNVFGGYKVQGRDELAAKQLLEDAQNLELAGMQLLVLECVPTELARKITEALSIPVIGIGAGNVTDGQILVMHDAFGITGGHTPKFAKNFLAQSGDIRLAVQQYIQEVEQGAYPAEEHSFN from the coding sequence ATGAAACCCACCACCGTGACCCATTTGCGCCAGTGGAAACAGGAGCAACGCAAGTTTGCTTCACTGACTGCCTACGATGCCAGCTTTGCCAAACTGTTTGAAGAGCAAGGCGTTAAAGTGCTGCTGGTGGGCGATTCGCTGGGCATGACGCTGCAGGGCCACGACTCCACGCTGCCGGTCACCGTCGCCGACATCGCCTACCACACACGGGCCGTACGCCGTGGTGCCCCGGCCTGCCTGCTGCTGGCTGACATGCCTTTCATGAGTTACGCCACCCCGGAACGGGCCTTCGCCAACGCCGCCGAACTGATGCAGGCCGGCGCCAATATGGTGAAACTGGAAGGCGGCAGTTGGCTGTGCGAAACGGTGAAAATGCTCACCGAGCGCGCCGTGCCGGTGTGCGGCCATCTCGGCCTGACGCCGCAGTCGGTGAACGTATTCGGTGGCTACAAGGTGCAAGGCCGTGACGAGCTCGCCGCCAAACAACTGCTGGAAGATGCGCAAAATCTGGAGCTGGCCGGCATGCAACTGCTGGTGCTGGAGTGCGTACCGACCGAACTGGCACGCAAGATCACCGAAGCGCTGTCCATTCCGGTAATCGGCATTGGCGCCGGCAACGTGACCGACGGCCAGATCCTGGTGATGCACGACGCCTTTGGCATTACCGGTGGCCATACGCCGAAATTCGCTAAAAATTTCCTGGCGCAAAGCGGCGATATCCGCCTGGCGGTGCAGCAGTATATACAGGAAGTTGAGCAAGGCGCTTACCCCGCTGAAGAACACTCTTTTAATTAA
- the panC gene encoding pantoate--beta-alanine ligase yields the protein MIIIETLPLLRQQIRRWRQDGKRIALVPTMGNLHEGHMTLVDEARARADIVVVSIFVNPMQFERPDDLARYPRTLQEDSEKLTRRNVDLVFAPAPADVYPQGLEQQTYVDVPGISTMLEGASRPGHFRGVSTIVSKLFNLVQPDLACFGEKDYQQLALIRKMVADMGYNIDIVGVPTVRAKDGLALSSRNGYLTAEERKIAPQLSKIMNALAEQLSNGERHVDDLLEQTAAHLRAAGFTPDELFIRDADSLQPLGVESRRAVVLMAAWLGKARLIDNQQVDLTL from the coding sequence ATGATTATTATCGAAACTCTGCCTTTGCTGCGTCAGCAGATCCGCCGCTGGCGCCAGGACGGCAAACGCATCGCGTTGGTGCCTACCATGGGCAATCTGCACGAAGGCCATATGACGCTGGTTGATGAAGCCCGAGCGCGCGCCGATATCGTGGTGGTCAGCATTTTCGTGAATCCGATGCAGTTCGAACGCCCTGACGATCTGGCGCGCTACCCGCGCACCCTGCAGGAGGACAGCGAAAAGCTGACCCGCCGCAATGTCGACCTGGTGTTCGCACCCGCGCCGGCCGATGTCTATCCGCAGGGGCTGGAGCAGCAAACCTATGTCGACGTGCCGGGCATTTCCACCATGCTGGAAGGCGCCAGCCGCCCTGGCCATTTCCGCGGCGTCTCCACCATCGTCAGCAAACTGTTCAATCTGGTGCAGCCGGATCTGGCCTGTTTTGGCGAGAAGGACTACCAGCAACTGGCGCTGATCCGCAAGATGGTGGCGGACATGGGGTATAACATTGACATCGTCGGCGTGCCGACCGTGCGCGCTAAAGATGGCCTCGCGCTCAGCTCGCGCAACGGCTATCTGACCGCCGAAGAACGTAAAATCGCGCCTCAGCTCAGCAAGATCATGAACGCGTTGGCAGAACAACTCAGCAACGGTGAGCGCCACGTCGACGATCTGCTGGAGCAAACCGCCGCGCACCTGCGCGCCGCCGGTTTCACCCCGGACGAACTGTTTATCCGCGACGCCGACAGCCTGCAACCCCTGGGTGTTGAAAGCCGGCGCGCAGTGGTGCTGATGGCCGCCTGGCTGGGCAAAGCGCGGCTGATCGACAACCAGCAGGTTGATCTGACGCTGTAG
- the qseB gene encoding quorum sensing response regulator transcription factor QseB has product MRILLIEDDKLIGDGIKAGLTKLGFNLDWFTDGLVGKNALESAPYDAVILDLSLPGLDGLDLLRQWRQAGHDVPVLILTARDALEQRVSGLQSGADDYLCKPFALSEVAARLQALIRRRHGQLMPQLVHGNVVFDAATRSVSCGGEPVTLTPRELAVLELFLHNKGRVLARPLIQEKLYNWDDEVSSNAVEVHIHHLRRKLGNGFIRTIHGVGYTLGEA; this is encoded by the coding sequence ATGCGAATTCTGCTGATAGAAGATGACAAGTTAATCGGTGACGGCATCAAGGCCGGGTTGACCAAACTCGGCTTTAATCTGGACTGGTTTACCGACGGGCTGGTGGGAAAAAATGCGCTGGAAAGCGCGCCTTACGATGCGGTGATCCTCGATCTCAGCCTGCCGGGCCTGGATGGGCTGGATTTGTTGCGCCAGTGGCGCCAGGCCGGCCATGACGTGCCGGTGTTGATCCTTACCGCGCGCGATGCGCTGGAACAGCGGGTCAGCGGCCTGCAGAGCGGCGCCGATGATTACCTGTGCAAGCCTTTCGCCCTGTCGGAGGTCGCTGCGCGCCTGCAGGCGTTGATCCGCCGTCGCCATGGGCAACTGATGCCGCAGCTGGTGCACGGCAACGTCGTATTCGATGCCGCCACCCGCAGCGTGAGTTGCGGCGGCGAGCCGGTAACCTTGACGCCGCGTGAACTGGCGGTACTGGAGCTGTTCCTGCATAACAAGGGGCGAGTGCTGGCGCGGCCGCTGATCCAGGAAAAACTGTACAACTGGGATGACGAAGTCAGCAGTAATGCAGTGGAAGTGCATATCCATCACCTGCGGCGCAAGTTGGGTAACGGTTTTATCCGCACCATTCACGGCGTGGGTTATACGTTGGGGGAGGCATAG